In Nicotiana tabacum cultivar K326 chromosome 17, ASM71507v2, whole genome shotgun sequence, one DNA window encodes the following:
- the LOC107788944 gene encoding transcription initiation factor TFIID subunit 8-like: protein MRSNRNRLSAAIPLPSTASTESDYAFTLTRIAVAQICDSIGFTAAEAPALRTLTDVAARYLRSIAKSAADTANSAGRTQSQLVDTVAAVDELSSVIGFAEAWRATGSLLNSGAVKNLVSFSKYSEEIPFAKPLPRKVFSIGRGKGLRNVDSNEYIGGEGKHIPKWLPIMPVIEKEEERGDLLK from the exons ATGAGATCAAACCGCAACCGTCTTTCGGCGGCGATTCCTCTTCCGTCCACTGCTTCAACCGAATCCGACTACGCCTTCACCTTAACCAGAATAGCAGTGGCGCAGATCTGCGATTCAATCGGATTCACGGCGGCGGAAGCTCCCGCTCTCCGAACCCTAACCGACGTCGCGGCCAGGTACTTGAGATCAATCGCTAAGTCCGCTGCCGACACAGCAAACTCCGCAGGCCGCACGCAGTCACAACTCGTCGATACCGTCGCCGCCGTGGACGAGCTGAGCTCCGTCATTGGATTCGCCGAAGCGTGGAGAGCTACTGGAAGTTTACTGAACTCCGGCGCAGTGAAGAATCTCGTTAGTTTTTCTAAGTATTCGGAGGAAATTCCATTTGCAAAACCGTTGCCAAGGAAAGTATTTTCAATAGGGAGAGGAAAAGGTTTGCGGAATGTAGATAGCAATGAGTACATTGGAGGGGAGGGGAAGCATATTCCGAAATGGCTACCCATAATGCCGGTGattgagaaggaggaggagaggggag ATTTGCTAAAGTGA
- the LOC107788946 gene encoding leucine--tRNA ligase, cytoplasmic-like produces the protein MAEEGGRSFARRNQLLEIEKQVHKWWTEGDVFRAEPKELPPKVGEKFFGNFPFPYMNGCLHLGHAFSFSKLEFAAAYHRLRGASVLLPFAFHCTGMPIKASADKLSREILRFGNPPVFPVVKEEESVETEVKVETEGNQAIPGGKFKGKKSKAVAKTGGDKYQWEIMRSYGLSDEEIARFTDPYYWLTYFPPLAVEDLKEFGLGCDWRRTFITTNMNPYFDSFVRWQMRKLKALGRIVKDLRYTVYSPLDGQPCADHDRASGEGVIPQEYTLIKMEVLPPFPPKMSVLEGKKVYLAAATLRPETMYGQTNAWVLPEGKYGAFEINDTEVFVLTYKAALNLAYQRLSLIPEKPSCLVELSGQDIIGLPLRSPLAFNGIIYTLPMLSVLTEKGTGIVTSVPSDSPDDYMALHDLKSKPAFRAKFGVKDEWVLPFEIVPIINHPDFGDRSAERICIEKKIKSQNERDKLDEAKKIIYKGGFYEGIMIVGEFAGMKVQEAKGLIRSNLLEMNQAVVYSEPEKKVMSRSGDECVVALTDQWYLTYGESEWRKAAEECLASMNLYSDETRHGFEHTLSWLNQWACSRSFGLGTRIPWDEEFLVESLSDSTIYMAYYTVAHFLQKGDMYGTDHSSVKPEQLIDEIWEFLFCDGPFPENSSLSSSLLKEMKKEFEYWYPFDLRVSGKDLLQNHLTFCIYNHTAIFPEHHWPRGFRCNGHIMLNSEKMSKSTGNFRTLRQAIEEFSADATRFALADAGDGMDDANFVFETANAAILRLTKEIAWMQEVLAAESSLRSRPPSTYADHVFANEINIAVRTTEKNYSEYMFREALKTGFYDLQAARDEYRLSCGSGSMNQNLLWRFMDVQTRLIAPICPHYAEYSWRELLKKDGYVIKAGWPEADLPDLTLKKANIYLQDTIVSMRKLLQKQVSGSKKGNVNLNGQNKPTVGLIYVDEQYRGWKKECLEILQRKFDTSTGSFAPDKEILTELQKSDIAQQGNFKQIQKLCMPFLRFKKDEVVAVGVQALGLRLPFGEIEVLEKNSDLIKRQLGLERLEILSMADDALERAGPHAAVVRQNPPSPGDPTAIFL, from the coding sequence ATGGCAGAAGAAGGTGGCAGAAGTTTTGCCCGAAGGAACCAATTGTTGGAGATAGAGAAACAGGTTCACAAGTGGTGGACAGAAGGTGATGTTTTCAGAGCTGAACCTAAAGAATTGCCTCCGAAAGTGGGTGAAAAGTTCTTTGGGAATTTCCCTTTTCCTTATATGAATGGATGTCTTCATTTGGGCCATGCTTTTTCATTTTCAAAGCTGGAGTTTGCAGCTGCATATCACAGATTGAGAGGTGCTTCTGTTCTTTTGCCTTTTGCCTTTCACTGCACTGGGATGCCCATAAAGGCATCTGCTGATAAGCTTTCAAGGGAGATATTGAGGTTTGGGAACCCACCCGTGTttcctgttgtgaaggaagaGGAGAGTGTTGAAACAGAAGTGAAGGTTGAGACTGAAGGTAATCAGGCTATACCAGGTGGAAAATTTAAAGGAAAGAAGTCCAAGGCTGTTGCGAAGACTGGTGGTGATAAGTACCAATGGGAGATAATGAGGAGTTATGGTCTGTCCGACGAGGAAATTGCCAGGTTTACAGACCCATATTACTGGCTAACTTACTTTCCACCACTGGCTGTAGAGGATCTGAAGGAGTTCGGATTGGGTTGTGATTGGCGTCGCACTTTTATTACAACCAACATGAATCCATACTTTGATTCATTTGTACGGTGGCAAATGCGGAAGCTGAAAGCCTTGGGAAGGATTGTTAAAGATCTGAGGTACACCGTATATTCACCCCTAGATGGTCAGCCATGTGCTGACCATGACCGTGCTTCTGGTGAAGGAGTTATTCCTCAGGAATATACTCTTATCAAGATGGAAGTTCTCCCACCTTTTCCACCAAAGATGAGTGTTTTGGAGGGGAAGAAGGTATATCTCGCAGCAGCTACACTGAGACCAGAGACCATGTATGGGCAAACAAATGCTTGGGTCTTGCCAGAAGGAAAATACGGGGCATTTGAGATTAATGATACTGAGGTTTTTGTCTTAACTTATAAGGCAGCTCTTAATCTAGCCTATCAAAGGTTGTCTCTTATCCCTGAGAAGCCTTCTTGTTTGGTTGAATTGTCTGGTCAAGATATTATAGGGTTGCCCCTGAGGTCTCCCTTGGCATTTAATGGGATAATATACACTCTGCCCATGTTATCTGTTCTTACTGAAAAGGGTACTGGAATTGTAACTAGTGTTCCCAGTGATTCCCCAGATGATTATATGGCCCTCCATGATCTGAAGTCGAAGCCAGCTTTCAGGGCCAAATTTGGGGTGAAGGATGAGTGGGTCTTGCCGTTTGAGATAGTTCCGATTATCAACCATCCAGATTTTGGAGATAGATCAGCTGAGAGAATTTGCATTGAGAAAAAAATCAAGAGCCAGAATGAGAGAGATAAGCTTGATGAGGCAAAGAAAATAATTTACAAGGGCGGGTTTTATGAGGGAATCATGATTGTTGGAGAATTTGCTGGTATGAAAGTCCAAGAAGCGAAAGGTCTGATCAGGAGCAACCTTTTGGAGATGAATCAAGCTGTAGTATATAGTGAACCTGAGAAAAAGGTCATGTCGAGATCTGGGGATGAGTGTGTTGTGGCTTTGACTGATCAGTGGTATCTCACTTATGGAGAATCAGAATGGAGGAAGGCTGCAGAGGAGTGTTTGGCCAGTATGAATCTCTATTCTGATGAGACACGTCATGGCTTTGAGCACACTCTCAGCTGGCTTAATCAGTGGGCTTGCTCTCGCAGTTTTGGGCTTGGGACTCGTATTCCTTGGGATGAGGAATTCTTAGTTGAGTCCTTGTCTGATTCCACTATTTATATGGCATATTACACTGTGGCACATTTCTTGCAGAAAGGGGACATGTATGGTACTGACCATTCTTCAGTGAAACCAGAGCAGCTGATAGATGAGATCTGGGAATTCTTGTTCTGTGATGGGCCTTTTCCCGAAAAttcttccctatcttcttctctTCTCAAGGAGATGAAGAAGGAGTTTGAGTACTGGTATCCATTCGATCTCAGAGTTTCTGGCAAGGATCTTCTTCAGAATCATCTTACCTTTTGCATCTATAACCACACCGCCATCTTCCCTGAGCACCACTGGCCACGTGGTTTCAGATGCAATGGGCATATAATGCTGAACTCTGAGAAGATGTCCAAGTCTACTGGAAATTTCCGAACACTCCGGCAGGCAATTGAAGAATTTTCTGCTGATGCCACACGCTTTGCTCTTGCAGATGCGGGTGATGGGATGGACGATGCTAACTTCGTCTTTGAAACAGCTAATGCTGCTATCTTACGTCTCACAAAAGAAATAGCATGGATGCAGGAGGTTCTTGCTGCAGAGTCATCTTTAAGAAGCCGGCCACCATCCACATATGCGGACCACGTTTTTGCTAATGAAATAAATATTGCAGTCAGGACTACAGAGAAGAACTATAGTGAATACATGTTCCGTGAAGCTCTGAAAACTGGTTTTTATGATCTTCAGGCTGCCAGAGATGAGTACAGGCTTTCCTGTGGTTCAGGAAGCATGAACCAGAATTTGCTGTGGCGATTTATGGATGTTCAAACAAGACTTATTGCTCCGATCTGCCCACACTATGCTGAATATTCCTGGAGAGAGCTTTTGAAGAAGGATGGTTATGTCATAAAAGCTGGGTGGCCAGAGGCTGATTTGCCAGATCTTACCCTTAAGAAGGCCAACATTTATTTGCAAGACACGATTGTCTCGATGAGGAAGCTACTTCAGAAGCAGGTTTCTGGTTCAAAGAAAGGAAATGTTAATCTGAATGGCCAAAACAAACCTACTGTGGGCCTGATATATGTGGACGAGCAGTATCGTGGGTGGAAAAAGGAATGTTTGGAGATTCTGCAGAGGAAATTTGATACATCAACTGGCTCCTTTGCACCTGACAAAGAAATCCTCACCGAATTGCAGAAGAGTGATATTGCGCAACAAGGCAATTTCAAACAAATACAAAAGCTCTGTATGCCTTTCTTGAGGTTCAAGAAAGACGAAGTTGTGGCTGTTGGGGTTCAAGCATTGGGCTTGAGGCTTCCTTTTGGTGAGATTGAAGTCCTTGAGAAGAACTCGGACTTGATCAAGAGACAGCTTGGTCTTGAGAGATTGGAGATCTTATCAATGGCAGATGATGCCCTGGAGAGAGCAGGGCCTCATGCTGCAGTTGTGAGGCAGAATCCTCCATCACCAGGGGATCCTACTGCAATCTTTCTCTGA